The Leptospira tipperaryensis genomic sequence CATCAACTCGCGGTGAGTCTGAATGTTTTCGTTCAGAGTGGATTCTAACTCGATAGCCATTCGTTCCGAATTGTCGATTGCTTGCGTAAGTTTTTTGGCGAGGACGCTCGCTTGTAAAAGGATAAAAAGAATCACGCCAACATTGGAAAAATATCCGGTCGCTATATAACCTAGGGTGAATAGAATGTCATTGGCAACCGTAGCCGAAAAAATGACGTAGGCGATTAAGATTACTAAGGCTCCTTCTCGATTCTTTTTCCACGCCTTTATCATATAAGGAATCAGACCGAATGGAAGAAGTGCAATCAGGGTGAATTCCAATTCCGAAAATCTTGTGAATACGTTTACGGGTAGAACAAGCACGAATACAAAGATAGAAAAAACTCCGATCGTAGGATAGATGAATTTGGACGGGACTTCCTGCGGATACAGAGATTTGATAAACATACACATCGAAATTCCGGTGGACACAACGACGAAGTAGATAAATCGAATATAGAAATCAAAACCCATCTTTGGAAAAAATAGAACGATACTGTGATTTTCAGCGCTCAATTGTCGAAGCGACATCAAAATACAAAAGAGAGCGAAGTAAAAGTATTCTTTGGAACGTGTTCGGAAGAGAAACATCAGGAGATGGTAAAGCCCGATCAAACAGATGGACGAAAAACTCGCGATCTCCGCGAGCAGATATTTTACCTGCGTGTTTCGGATCTGGTCCCATTCTCCCAGATGCAAAGGACGCCAGAATCCGTGATTCTCATGATTGAAATTAGAAATCCAGATTACGATTGTGATTTCGTCTTGAAGAAGATCCAGTTTGACTCGATCCGGTTTGATACCAGGGACCATGGTTTCGTAACTCGATCCGACTTGCCCGACCTTAACGACGGACTTTTCATTTACGAAAATTTCAAAGGCGGTAAGAATCTCCGTCCAACTGATTCCATAGGATCCTTGAAATGATTTTGGAAGTTTGATTTTGACGCGGTAGGTTGCCTTACCGAAGGGGCTGAGTTCTTTTCCGGGAATTTTATAAAATTTCCAGTAAGACGGAACGGGATGATATCCGTTGCAGTGTTCTTTCCAGAAAGTTTCGTCCGCACTCGGAGGAACCAACTGATCCCAACAAAATTCCCAATCTCCTTTTAAGTTTAGAATCCCGTCGTTCGGATTCCAATCGGAAAGATCCGCTTTTCCGTTTTGCACCGGATAAGATTTTTTTTCGAAGTCATTACAAGATGAATAGAAAAACAAAATCAGTAAAAACGTAAGGAGTAATTTTAAATTACTTAGGTGCATGTGCGTTTGGGAAAAGAATTAGAACCAGGGCTCTCCTTTCAGATGATCGGAGTCGAAAATATATAAACCGGGTCTTTCGTTCATTATGGCAAAAATTTACAAATAGGATACCGTTTTTTAAAACTCTAATATACTCAAAGTTTTAGAAACGGAAGTGATGAACCGCCAAACAATGTCTTATCGTTTAGCGGATTTTAAGACGGATCTATTGATTCAATTCTTTCATTTTCTAAGAATTAAAACGCTAGGAAGTTGCTGTTGGAATAGGCTTGTGTTTTCGATTTCTACGTAAAATCCGAGGCTGAGGATCACAAGGTCGTAGTCGCTCCAATTTTCTCCGTAGATGAGGGATCGTTCTTTTGCGAATATACGTATGTTTGGGAAGGTTTTGATTTCGTTTAATTCTTTTAGCCAGTCGGGAAGAATCCTTCCGGTCCAGAGAACTGTCACCTCGGCGTCCTCTATTTTGGAAATATTTTCTTGATAAGATTCTAAGAATTTATCTTCTATTCCTGAGACAAAAAAGAGGATTTTTTTCAACTTCGTAAATTTGCGATCGATCAAAATTCCTACCGGAATCTTAGAACTTTCTATGATCGTAAGAACTTTTCCCGCGACTTCTTTATGTGAGAATAGGGTCTGAGATCTTCCCAATAAGATGAGGGAAGGACTCAGGTCTTGGATTTGGTTAAAAATTTCTTTGGTAACGTTCGAACTGTTTTTATAAACGGTAAGAATCGAGCGCCCGAGCTCGTTTGCCTTTTCTTCGAGATTCCCAAAGACTTCCTTTTCAAGCACTTCCGCTTCCTGCGGAGAAATATCGGTGCTCGACGTGATATGAAGCGCGACAATCTTTGTTTCTTTCTTTTTGGAAGGGAAGAGTAAATTAGCTAATTCTAATAGACGAGTTCCGGTTGCGGTGGCCGCAAAGGACAAAAGAACTTTGTCTCCGTCTTCTTCCTGCGTATTTCTATGAAAGGTGAGATTCAAAAAATCTAAAATCGGCCCCGTCATAAACGTGGTAGTCAAGGCCATAAGGACCATCATAGCAAAGATAGGAGGAGAAAGAATTCCGAGGTCGTATCCTATGTTGAGGACCACCAGTTCCATAAGTCCTCTTGTGTTCATAAGGGCGCCGATCGAAAGACTGTCCTTCCAATTCTGCCCGACCAACTTGGCCGCGATCGAACTTCCGAAAAATTTTCCGATTACCGCGACTCCGATCACTCCCAGACAGACAAACCAGAGATTTCCTTCGTTTAACAATCCGATTTCAGTTCTGAGTCCCGTAAATACAAAGAACAAAGGTAGAAGAAGTAAGAGACTCAAGTCTTCGATCTTTTCGGACAACATTCTTCTAAAGTCTCCGTTAGACGGCATAATCACGCCGGCGAGAAAGGCGCCGAAGAGGGCGTGAATCCCGATCGCTTCGGCGACGTAGCAGGATAACAACCAGATGATAAATACAAAAGCGGTGACCGGACGGATCAAGGCTTCTCTGCTCGGATATCTTTGTGAAATTTTAGTCAAAAGGGGCCGGATCACGAAGATCATCAAAATAACATAAGAAATCGCTAATGCGATCGTGATCAATCCGCTCAAAAGGCTTCCGGCTTGCGCCACCGCGACTACGATCGCGAGGATACACCAGGCGGTAACGTCGTCCGCCGCGGCGCAGGTGATGACTAACGTTCCCAAGGATGTTTTTGTCAGTCCTCTTTCTTGAACGATTCTCGCCAAAACGGGAAATGCAGTGATGCTCATCGCAATTCCCATAAACAAACCGAAAACCAAAAAGGAAACGCCCTTGGGGGAAAAGTCTTGGTAGAGATAGATCGCGTAAGCGGTCCCTAAGAAGAATGGAAAAAGAATACTCGCGTGACTTACGACTACCGCGTCATGCGCCTTTTTGCCGAGAATTTTAACATCCAGTTCCATTCCCACAAGAAACAAAAAAAGAAAAAGACCGATCTGACTGAGGGCTTGTATACTTTTGAGAGATTCTTTTGGAAAGAGAAAGGAAGAATATTCGGGTAAGGCCCATCCTAAAAACGAAGGGCCTAGGATGATCCCGGCGATGATCTCGCCGATCACCATCGGTTGTCTAAAAAGACTCACGATCCAACCGAAAGTTCTCGCGACGATCAGAATCACTAAGAGCTGTAAGATGAGAAGCGCGATCGGGTGTTTTAGATTTTTCGAAAAATCGGAAGCCCAGACGACAAAGGAGAACGGATCGGAGTGAAACCCCGAGTTTTCGATTCCGACTTCCAATCCTTTTCCAAAGTTAAGAATCCTATGGATTCCAAAGCCGAATACTACGAGAAAAACGACGTAAACCAAAACGTTTCTGAAAGTACCTAATTTCATTCCTATACCACCATATTCAATTTTGATCATGAAGCCGATTCTTATAAAATGTCCCCGCTTCGTTTCTTTTTTAAAAGAAGACGAGCGTACGAATCCGAAACGACTCGGTTTGCAAACCGTTCGATCCGAATTTTAAGGACAAACTCCATTCTTCTTTCTAAACTCGTGGAGTATAAAAAGAATTAAGAATCAAGTCTCCAAAATCTATGTTGAGTCGGGAAGAGTTCGGAAATGAAATTTCCAACTGTCTTCTCTCCGTGCCTGCGAAGTTAGCTGACGGGCTAGGAATGAGAGATATCCTTTGCA encodes the following:
- a CDS encoding ATP-binding protein; translation: MHLSNLKLLLTFLLILFFYSSCNDFEKKSYPVQNGKADLSDWNPNDGILNLKGDWEFCWDQLVPPSADETFWKEHCNGYHPVPSYWKFYKIPGKELSPFGKATYRVKIKLPKSFQGSYGISWTEILTAFEIFVNEKSVVKVGQVGSSYETMVPGIKPDRVKLDLLQDEITIVIWISNFNHENHGFWRPLHLGEWDQIRNTQVKYLLAEIASFSSICLIGLYHLLMFLFRTRSKEYFYFALFCILMSLRQLSAENHSIVLFFPKMGFDFYIRFIYFVVVSTGISMCMFIKSLYPQEVPSKFIYPTIGVFSIFVFVLVLPVNVFTRFSELEFTLIALLPFGLIPYMIKAWKKNREGALVILIAYVIFSATVANDILFTLGYIATGYFSNVGVILFILLQASVLAKKLTQAIDNSERMAIELESTLNENIQTHRELMELKELQNTNLETQVLLRTEELIKARNEAELANKVKSQFLAAMSHEIRTPLNGIIGLIEQFKSTPLDANQEHIRSLIQSSGETLFKIINDILDYSKLEADKIELEIGEVSWNAILEEMKGVFQYQIKRKGLEFNVVYSPDFIDRATGDEHRIKQILSNLISNAIKFTDSGGIKVVLDSKIVKPEHVIRYQVQIVDTGIGIPKEKIDLLFQKFFQLDSSISRRYGGTGLGLAISKKLVELMQGSIQAFQNESGGSTFEFTILLSELISEETPKPIQQVDLSGLSPETNILIAEDDNTNVFLLSGILNKLNISHEIARDGLEAVEKAKKSNFDLIFMDINMPHLDGITASAWILNDPKIVKKPVIIPVTADVLHEDKTKCKKAGMSGFLAKPYYKKDIEQSIYDWLILPKK
- a CDS encoding cation:proton antiporter; protein product: MIKIEYGGIGMKLGTFRNVLVYVVFLVVFGFGIHRILNFGKGLEVGIENSGFHSDPFSFVVWASDFSKNLKHPIALLILQLLVILIVARTFGWIVSLFRQPMVIGEIIAGIILGPSFLGWALPEYSSFLFPKESLKSIQALSQIGLFLFLFLVGMELDVKILGKKAHDAVVVSHASILFPFFLGTAYAIYLYQDFSPKGVSFLVFGLFMGIAMSITAFPVLARIVQERGLTKTSLGTLVITCAAADDVTAWCILAIVVAVAQAGSLLSGLITIALAISYVILMIFVIRPLLTKISQRYPSREALIRPVTAFVFIIWLLSCYVAEAIGIHALFGAFLAGVIMPSNGDFRRMLSEKIEDLSLLLLLPLFFVFTGLRTEIGLLNEGNLWFVCLGVIGVAVIGKFFGSSIAAKLVGQNWKDSLSIGALMNTRGLMELVVLNIGYDLGILSPPIFAMMVLMALTTTFMTGPILDFLNLTFHRNTQEEDGDKVLLSFAATATGTRLLELANLLFPSKKKETKIVALHITSSTDISPQEAEVLEKEVFGNLEEKANELGRSILTVYKNSSNVTKEIFNQIQDLSPSLILLGRSQTLFSHKEVAGKVLTIIESSKIPVGILIDRKFTKLKKILFFVSGIEDKFLESYQENISKIEDAEVTVLWTGRILPDWLKELNEIKTFPNIRIFAKERSLIYGENWSDYDLVILSLGFYVEIENTSLFQQQLPSVLILRK